A single Marinobacter sp. es.042 DNA region contains:
- a CDS encoding serine hydrolase domain-containing protein: MTELSQVAGLSTEQLPNIERHLDRCYLQPGKLPGALTLVARRGEIAYVKAQGLMDVERNKPVRRDTVFRIYSMTKPITSIAMMQLYEQGRFLLDDPVHKYIPAWRHQRIYKSGVYPNFLTTPASSSMTIRDLFTHMSGLTYGFMQRTNVDAAYRELKLDGSRSMSLEALVDHLAELPLEFSPGTAWNYSVSTDVLGYLVQLLSGKPFDEYLREHIFEPLDMPDTGFHVRDDQLDRFAACYHYQAGDQFTLQDDPETSPFRRKPQFMSGGGGLVSTIDDYFHFAQALCQGGEFRGRRIIGRKTLEFMCRNHLPNNQDLPGLSVGAFSEAPFAGTGFGLGFSVKTDVAKSQTNGSVGEYGWGGLASTNFFVDPVEELVMIFMTQLIPSSTYPIRQELRAIVNGALL, translated from the coding sequence ATGACGGAACTCTCACAGGTGGCCGGCCTGTCTACGGAACAGCTTCCAAACATTGAACGCCATCTTGACCGCTGCTATCTCCAGCCCGGGAAGTTACCCGGCGCGCTGACACTGGTCGCCCGGCGAGGGGAGATTGCCTATGTGAAAGCGCAGGGGCTGATGGACGTGGAACGCAACAAGCCGGTCCGCCGGGATACGGTGTTCCGCATCTATTCCATGACCAAGCCGATCACGTCTATCGCCATGATGCAGCTTTATGAGCAGGGGCGGTTTTTACTGGATGATCCCGTACACAAGTATATTCCTGCCTGGAGGCACCAGCGGATTTACAAAAGCGGGGTTTATCCGAACTTCCTGACCACGCCTGCATCCAGCAGCATGACGATTCGCGACCTGTTCACGCATATGTCAGGCCTGACTTACGGATTCATGCAGCGCACCAACGTTGACGCTGCCTACCGCGAGCTCAAGCTGGATGGCAGCCGGAGTATGTCGCTCGAAGCCCTGGTTGATCACCTGGCAGAGCTGCCGCTGGAGTTTTCCCCGGGCACAGCCTGGAATTATTCGGTCAGCACGGATGTGCTGGGGTATCTGGTGCAGTTGCTGTCGGGTAAGCCGTTTGATGAGTATCTGCGGGAGCATATTTTTGAACCTCTGGACATGCCTGACACCGGCTTCCATGTTCGGGATGATCAGCTTGACCGCTTCGCTGCCTGCTATCACTACCAGGCCGGAGATCAGTTCACGCTCCAGGATGACCCCGAGACGTCTCCCTTCCGGCGCAAGCCCCAGTTCATGTCCGGCGGTGGCGGGCTGGTTTCCACCATCGACGATTATTTCCACTTCGCCCAGGCCCTGTGTCAGGGTGGCGAGTTCCGGGGCCGGCGGATTATTGGTCGAAAAACTCTGGAATTCATGTGTCGTAACCATCTGCCCAACAATCAGGACCTGCCGGGCCTGTCTGTCGGTGCATTCAGCGAGGCTCCGTTTGCAGGGACTGGCTTTGGTCTGGGTTTTTCGGTAAAAACGGACGTCGCCAAATCCCAGACCAACGGATCGGTTGGTGAATACGGTTGGGGTGGCCTTGCGAGCACCAACTTTTTTGTCGATCCCGTTGAGGAACTGGTGATGATTTTCATGACGCAACTGATTCCGTCGTCCACCTACCCGATCCGTCAGGAGCTGCGGGCGATCGTTAATGGTGCGCTGCTATGA
- a CDS encoding GFA family protein: protein MTVHSGSCLCGTVAFGIEGDFESFFLCHCQHCRKDTGSAHAANLFSQTAKLTWLAGEDAVTSYTLPGTRHSKSFCKLCGSALPGTQLEGLLVVPAGCLDTDVSIKPTAHIFTASRAAWDEALEEVPVQ from the coding sequence ATGACTGTTCATTCTGGTTCCTGCCTTTGCGGCACCGTGGCATTTGGGATTGAAGGCGACTTCGAGAGCTTCTTCCTGTGCCACTGCCAGCACTGCCGAAAGGATACGGGTTCTGCTCATGCAGCCAATCTGTTTTCACAAACCGCCAAATTGACGTGGCTGGCCGGTGAGGATGCCGTGACGTCCTACACGCTTCCGGGTACTCGCCATAGCAAGAGTTTTTGCAAGCTGTGTGGTTCCGCGCTGCCAGGCACTCAGCTTGAAGGGTTGCTTGTGGTTCCGGCAGGGTGTCTGGACACTGACGTCTCCATAAAGCCAACGGCGCATATTTTCACGGCGAGCAGGGCCGCCTGGGATGAGGCGCTTGAAGAGGTACCCGTGCAATGA
- a CDS encoding MFS transporter: MAPSKQHPWLPLLIFLGAAFTFSVTMIGTTMPTPLYPIYQDRFGFSDLMITIIFAAYAFGVIAALVMTGRWSDQIGRRPMLFAGLACSIISDLVFWQANGLGMILTGRVLSGLSAGIFTGTATVAVLELAPPHWREKATFFATAANMGGLGLGPMLAGALSEYLPWPLHLTFLVHSAMALLAVCCIWAAPETVSKPARPKLTIQRLSVPPEVRGVFIPAAIAGFAGFAMCGFFTSIAPAMMGKVLGYDNRLLIGVVAGSIFIASTIGQFLQGALPLRLRLPLGCVSLMLGVIPIALGIYSQSLALFVTGAVIAGMGQGISFRAGMGAIASVSPTAEKAAVTSAFFVVAYIAISVPVIGLGLMATVTTLTTTGISFAAVMGSLAALALGLLIRRERVEVR, encoded by the coding sequence ATGGCCCCCTCCAAGCAGCACCCATGGCTTCCGCTACTCATATTCCTGGGCGCGGCCTTTACCTTCAGTGTGACAATGATCGGTACCACCATGCCGACGCCGCTCTACCCCATCTACCAGGACAGGTTCGGCTTTTCCGATCTGATGATCACCATCATCTTTGCCGCCTATGCCTTTGGTGTGATCGCCGCACTGGTCATGACCGGGCGCTGGTCTGATCAGATAGGCCGCCGGCCAATGCTGTTCGCGGGCCTGGCTTGTTCCATCATCAGCGACCTGGTGTTCTGGCAGGCCAATGGGCTGGGAATGATACTCACCGGCCGGGTGCTGTCCGGGCTGTCTGCGGGGATCTTTACCGGCACGGCCACCGTGGCCGTCCTGGAGCTGGCACCACCTCACTGGCGGGAAAAGGCAACCTTCTTTGCCACGGCGGCGAACATGGGCGGGCTTGGCCTTGGGCCCATGCTTGCCGGTGCCCTCTCCGAGTATCTGCCCTGGCCACTGCACCTGACCTTTCTGGTGCACTCAGCCATGGCGCTGTTGGCGGTATGCTGCATCTGGGCAGCGCCGGAGACCGTCTCGAAACCCGCTCGCCCAAAACTGACTATCCAGCGCCTGAGCGTGCCACCGGAAGTTCGCGGCGTGTTCATTCCCGCCGCCATTGCCGGATTTGCCGGCTTCGCCATGTGCGGCTTCTTCACCTCCATCGCCCCGGCGATGATGGGTAAGGTACTGGGCTATGACAACCGGTTGCTGATCGGTGTTGTGGCCGGCAGCATTTTCATCGCCTCAACCATTGGCCAGTTCCTGCAAGGCGCCCTGCCGCTGCGGCTGCGCCTTCCCCTGGGCTGCGTGTCTCTGATGCTCGGGGTGATTCCGATAGCACTGGGCATCTATTCCCAATCCCTCGCCCTGTTCGTAACCGGGGCCGTGATTGCCGGCATGGGCCAGGGTATTTCGTTCCGGGCAGGCATGGGCGCCATCGCCTCGGTCAGCCCGACTGCGGAGAAGGCCGCCGTAACGTCCGCCTTCTTTGTTGTGGCCTATATCGCGATCTCGGTGCCGGTGATCGGCCTGGGCTTAATGGCAACCGTGACCACCCTGACGACGACCGGGATCAGTTTCGCTGCTGTTATGGGGTCACTGGCGGCACTGGCGTTGGGACTGTTGATTCGACGGGAACGGGTAGAGGTGCGATAA